A portion of the Pleuronectes platessa chromosome 15, fPlePla1.1, whole genome shotgun sequence genome contains these proteins:
- the sms gene encoding spermine synthase: MALRHYTLDLNLSAAVDPASTVPGLLSIFQEQEMTETVHETNGHGYLATFVGKNGRLVVLRVHSHGLVTIDLQCYQEDNIAQLDNLLNALEKKLKDLLKGNITRIKRLPALIRGGEVDRYWPTADGRLIEYDFDRVVYEEDSAYQNIRILHSKQFGNILILNGDVNLAESDVAYTQAIIGSGKENYAGKEVLILGGGDGGILAEVVKQKPKMITMVEIDQKVIDGCKVHMRKTCGNILDNLKGDCYQILVEDCVPVLKKYVQEGRTFDYVINDLTAIPISTEPEEDSTWEFLRLILDLAIKVLHPTGKYFTQGNSVNLSEALSLYEEQLGKLSCPVGFSKEVVCVPSYLELWVFYTIWKK; encoded by the exons ATGGCACTGCGACATTACACCCTCGACCTCAACCTCTCCGCGGCAG TTGACCCTGCATCGACAGTTCCTGGCCTACTGTCCATatttcaggagcaggaaatgaCAGAGACTGTCCATGAAACAAATGGACATGGATATCTTGCTACTTTTGTAGGCAAAAATGGCAG GCTTGTTGTTCTGCGCGTGCACTCCCATGGGTTGGTCACTATTGATCTGCAGTGTTACCAAGAGGACAACATTGCACAACTAGACAAT cTTTTAAATGCACTGGAAAAGAAGCTAAAGGATCTGCTAAAAGGCAATATCACAAGGATTAAAAG GCTCCCAGCTCTCATACGAGGGGGAGAAGTTGACCGATACTGGCCCACAGCTGACGGCAGACTGATTGAGTATGACTTTGACCGGGTGGTGTACGAGGAAGACTCTGCATACCAAAACATACGAATATTGCACTCAAAGCAGTTTGGAAATATCCTAATACTCAACGGAGATGTTA ATCTGGCAGAGAGTGACGTGGCCTACACCCAAGCCATTATAGGGAGTGGAAAAGAGAACTATGCTGGAAAAGAGGTGCTGATATTAGGAGGAGGCGATGGAGGCATCCTCGCCGAGGTGGTCAAACAGAAGCCAAAGATGATCACCATGGTGGAG ATTGACCAGAAGGTGATCGACGGGTGCAAGGTGCACATGAGGAAAACCTGCGGCAATATCCTCGACAACCTGAAGGGAGACTGTTACCAA ATACTGGTTGAGGACTGTGTCCCTGTGCTGAAGAAGTATGTCCAGGAAGGACGAACGTTTGATTACGTAATAAATGACCTTACTGCAATCCCGATATCCACGGAGCCAGAAGAAG ACTCAACATGGGAGTTCCTGCGACTCATCTTGGATCTCGCAATAAAAGTACTGCACCCAACTGGAAAATATTTCACACAG GGCAACAGCGTAAACCTGTCGGAGGCATTGAGTCTGTACGAGGAACAGCTGGGAAAGCTCTCGTGTCCCGTGGGCTTCTCCAAAGAGGTGGTGTGTGTGCCATCATACTTGGAGCT ATGGGTTTTCTACACCATATGGAAAAAGTAA